A window from Schistocerca gregaria isolate iqSchGreg1 chromosome 8, iqSchGreg1.2, whole genome shotgun sequence encodes these proteins:
- the LOC126284315 gene encoding uncharacterized protein LOC126284315 — translation MKAVFAVVILGAATAAFATAAPTNPSSGQQRMQYQPNERRDIGVGDVNFGGESFNPKVNVNNKNYPSPGASSDSGVGRVNFGVGSFNPNVNVNNTAYPPVHVPVGTYHPLPCNKQRTPICQ, via the coding sequence GTGTTCGCTGTGGTGATCCTGGGTGCGGCAACCGCCGCCTTTGCTACTGCAGCGCCCACCAATCCCAGCTCCGGCCAGCAGCGTATGCAGTACCAGCCTAACGAGAGACGCGATATCGGAGTGGGGGATGTGAACTTCGGCGGtgagagcttcaaccccaaggtcAATGTAAATAACAAGAATTATCCTTCTCCGGGTGCATCCAGCGACTCTGGAGTGGGTAGGGTGAACTTCGGCGTTGGCAGCTTCAACCCAAACGTCAATGTAAACAACACTGCCTACCCCCCTGTACACGTACCCGTCGGAACCTACCACCCTCTGCCCTGTAACAAGCAGCGAACTCCCATCTGTCAATAA